ACCCTGTTGGATTACCTATACCAACGAAACCGTGCATGAGATTCTGAAAACAGGCTTCGATAAAAGCCCCATGTATCAAGGCAGAATTCAGGGTGTTGGCCCCCGTTATTGCCCCAGCATCGAAGATAAAATCAGCCGGTTTGCCGAAAGAGACCGCCACCAGCTCTTTGTAGAACCCGAAGGCTGGAATACCGTAGAGATTTATGTGAATGGTTTCAGCAGCTCTTTGCCCGAAGAAACGCAAATGAAAGCCCTTCGAATGGTGCCTGGCTTTGAAAATTGTCGCATGTTCAGACCCGGATATGCCATCGAATACGACTATTTTCCACCTACACAGCTACGCTATACGCTTGAAACCAAGCTGATTCAACACCTGTTTTTTGCTGGCCAAATCAACGGAACTACGGGTTACGAAGAGGCCGCATGCCAGGGATCGATCGCTGGTATGAATGCTCACCTCAAGGCAAAAGGGCAGGAGCCCTTCCAGCTGAAGCGCAGCGATGCCTATATAGGAGTGCTGATTGATGACCTCATCAACAAAGGAACGGACGAGCCTTACCGCATGTTTACCAGCCGGGCAGAGTTTAGAACGCTCCTTCGGCAAGACAATGCCGACCTACGCCTCACCGAAATGAGCCATAAAGTGGGACTGGCTACCGACGAACGCTATGCATTGATGCAGCAAAAGCAGCAAGAAACCATCGAGATCAAGCAATTGATGAACAGTTTTGGGGTGGATCCTACAGAAATAAATCCCTATTTCGAGAGCATTGGTTCGTCTCCAATTCCTGAAAAATACAAAGCGGCAAAGCTTTTGCTGAGGCCAAATGTAGAAATGAATGACCTGCTGAAAGCGGTTCCTAGGCTGGCTGAAGCATTGCAGTCTTTTGGATCAGAGGCATTGGAGCAGGCATCCATACAGCTGAAGTACGAAACCTACATCGAAAAGGAAAAAGAGCTGGTGAACCGTATGGCACAGCTAGAAGATTTGCAGATTCCGGAAACCTTCGATTACAATAAAGTACACGCACTGAGTAACGAAGCCCGGCAGAAATTTCACAAAATTAAGCCAGCTACTCTGGGACAGGCAAGCCGCATTAGTGGTGTTAACCCCAGCGATGTTCAAATTCTGATGGTATACATGGGGCGATAATTCATTTCCACAGATTTAATTTATCGGGAAGGCATATTTTATGCCTTCCCGATTCTTTTTACAAAAAACACTGGAAAATGACCAAAAACAGCCCAAAAACGTCATGCGGCAGTTGAACAGATGACGATTTTATAACTCATTGAAATACAACAACTTGAATACAAAAATAGGTATTTTTAAACGTCTCAGAATACAATAACCCCTACAACACCCCGAAAGGCGTTTAAATATCGAATTCTCAAGCGGTTCATTTTTGATCCTTTGCTCCCTGTATTTGGGTAGCGTTTTGCCCCTATCTTTTAACAAATTATCCGCCCATGAGACTACCGGTATTTTTGCTCGTTTTGCTAATCAGCAGTTTTAGGGTAAGTGCACAACAAACCCCGGAAGAAAAAATAGCCGCACTTGGTTTTACGCTACCGCCAACTACAGCACCCATTGCTAATTATGTAAAATGGGTGAAAGTGGGAAACGTACTTTATACTTCAGGTCATGGGCCAACCAATGCACAGGGTGAAACCATCAAAGGAAAACTAGGAGCAACCTTAACCATCGAGCAAGGATACGATGCTGCCAGGCTCACTGGTTTACAATTACTGGCCACTTTGAAATCGGCAATTGGTGATTTGAGTAAAGTGAAACGGATTGTAAAAGTGCTTGGTCTGGTGAATTGTACCGACACCTTTGGCGATCAACCGAAAGTGATGAATGGCTTTAGTGATTTGATGGTAGCCGTATTTGGCGAAAAGGGAAGACATGCCCGCAGTGCTGTTGGCACCAATGCA
The Phnomibacter ginsenosidimutans genome window above contains:
- a CDS encoding RidA family protein — translated: MRLPVFLLVLLISSFRVSAQQTPEEKIAALGFTLPPTTAPIANYVKWVKVGNVLYTSGHGPTNAQGETIKGKLGATLTIEQGYDAARLTGLQLLATLKSAIGDLSKVKRIVKVLGLVNCTDTFGDQPKVMNGFSDLMVAVFGEKGRHARSAVGTNALPNGMAIEIEMIVELEK
- the mnmG gene encoding tRNA uridine-5-carboxymethylaminomethyl(34) synthesis enzyme MnmG; its protein translation is MFPDYDVIVVGAGHAGCEAAAAAANMGSKVLLITMNMQTIAQMSCNPAMGGIAKGQIVREIDALGGYSGIVTDRSMIQFRMLNRSKGPAMWSPRTQNDRMLFAATWRQMLEETPNVDFYQDMVKGLLVKDGRCHGVITGLGHHIAAKSVVVTSGTFLNGVIHIGEKQLGGGRISEKAATGITEQLVELGFEADRLKTGTPPRIDGRSLDYSKMERQDGDETITGFSYLNVPKIRPEKQIPCWITYTNETVHEILKTGFDKSPMYQGRIQGVGPRYCPSIEDKISRFAERDRHQLFVEPEGWNTVEIYVNGFSSSLPEETQMKALRMVPGFENCRMFRPGYAIEYDYFPPTQLRYTLETKLIQHLFFAGQINGTTGYEEAACQGSIAGMNAHLKAKGQEPFQLKRSDAYIGVLIDDLINKGTDEPYRMFTSRAEFRTLLRQDNADLRLTEMSHKVGLATDERYALMQQKQQETIEIKQLMNSFGVDPTEINPYFESIGSSPIPEKYKAAKLLLRPNVEMNDLLKAVPRLAEALQSFGSEALEQASIQLKYETYIEKEKELVNRMAQLEDLQIPETFDYNKVHALSNEARQKFHKIKPATLGQASRISGVNPSDVQILMVYMGR